From the Desulfovibrio sp. JY genome, one window contains:
- a CDS encoding DUF115 domain-containing protein, whose amino-acid sequence MRINIFLADNLTALAEAKAPVAEWLAQNAPAPETIIPRIFTNQHGIVDWRIGEDRSLFAAMHPAMLYRDWRPKDKAEGGATVIIGTALGYGLNHVLTGTPRSHKVLVVEPRPEMLVACLGQTDYRPFLAAGKLAFLPPDAKLLEKALTSLDVSFLFARINLRSDLPSTQLGPEYAQASALVRAKLESLSVELTTLRHKQETMVGNELRNYSRAMEDGSLSRMAGMARGVPTVVLGAGPSLPRFVPALLRHRDKALFVAALQTLPVLERLGLAPDLCLGLDFNDSMNRCLDNLQDNNFAADIPLIYSTKMQPAVLDRYPGPKIPLWTQGGIATFVLKDQELVLDAGGNVGVTLERFLSWAGADRFFLVGQDLAWKEGSTHAPGHHSAGGNYTFSPQHDVRLKDIKGEDIYTHHGFLAAKRDIEKDIAATGASFYNIYGGGVVIKGAINIGPEDLERVDILPNGNAAREVFLGALARAARPRAKPVFSPKAESWATSLKNASRRLEKLMRKADKHQEEIKELLSQLQFFMRHDPLYMPYLYNEIMDMAGLIQTHKSYGAKELTAFKAIRRRVVTKIREIDARLGPSGSWAA is encoded by the coding sequence ATGCGCATCAACATCTTTCTTGCCGACAATCTCACCGCCCTGGCCGAGGCCAAGGCCCCGGTGGCCGAGTGGCTGGCCCAAAACGCCCCGGCCCCGGAAACCATCATCCCGCGCATTTTCACAAACCAGCACGGCATCGTCGACTGGCGCATCGGAGAAGACCGCAGCCTGTTTGCGGCCATGCATCCGGCCATGCTGTACCGGGACTGGCGGCCCAAGGACAAGGCTGAAGGCGGGGCCACGGTGATCATCGGCACGGCGCTCGGCTACGGGCTCAACCACGTGTTGACCGGCACGCCCCGCTCCCACAAGGTGCTGGTGGTCGAACCCCGGCCGGAAATGCTGGTGGCCTGCCTGGGCCAGACCGACTACCGGCCGTTTCTGGCCGCCGGCAAGCTGGCCTTTCTGCCGCCGGACGCGAAGCTGCTGGAAAAGGCGCTCACCTCCCTCGACGTCAGCTTCCTTTTCGCCCGCATCAACTTGCGAAGCGACCTGCCGAGCACCCAGCTCGGCCCGGAGTACGCCCAGGCCTCGGCGCTGGTGCGGGCCAAGCTCGAAAGCCTGTCCGTGGAACTGACCACCCTGCGCCACAAGCAGGAAACCATGGTCGGCAACGAACTGCGCAACTACTCGCGGGCCATGGAGGATGGAAGTCTTTCGCGCATGGCCGGCATGGCCCGGGGCGTGCCCACGGTGGTGCTCGGCGCGGGACCGTCGCTGCCGCGCTTCGTGCCGGCGCTCTTGCGCCACCGCGACAAGGCCCTTTTCGTCGCGGCGCTGCAAACCCTGCCCGTCCTCGAACGCCTGGGGCTCGCTCCGGACCTGTGCCTGGGCCTCGATTTCAACGACAGCATGAACCGCTGCCTGGACAACTTGCAGGACAACAATTTCGCCGCCGACATCCCGCTCATCTATTCCACCAAGATGCAACCGGCTGTCCTCGACCGCTATCCCGGCCCGAAAATCCCGCTGTGGACCCAGGGCGGCATCGCCACCTTCGTGCTCAAGGACCAGGAGCTGGTGCTCGACGCCGGCGGCAACGTGGGCGTGACCCTGGAGCGCTTCCTCAGCTGGGCCGGGGCCGACCGCTTCTTCCTGGTCGGACAGGACCTGGCCTGGAAGGAAGGCTCGACCCATGCCCCGGGCCACCACAGCGCGGGCGGCAACTACACCTTTTCCCCGCAGCACGACGTCCGGCTCAAGGACATCAAGGGCGAAGACATCTACACCCACCACGGGTTCCTGGCCGCCAAGCGGGACATCGAAAAGGACATCGCGGCCACTGGCGCGTCGTTTTACAACATCTACGGCGGCGGCGTGGTCATCAAGGGCGCGATCAACATCGGCCCCGAGGACCTGGAACGGGTCGACATCCTGCCAAACGGCAACGCCGCCCGGGAAGTCTTCCTGGGAGCCCTGGCCAGGGCTGCCCGGCCCCGGGCCAAGCCGGTCTTTTCGCCCAAGGCCGAGTCCTGGGCCACGTCACTGAAAAACGCCTCGCGCCGGCTGGAAAAACTCATGCGCAAAGCGGACAAACACCAGGAGGAAATCAAGGAACTGCTCTCCCAGTTACAGTTCTTCATGCGCCACGATCCGCTTTACATGCCGTATCTCTACAACGAAATCATGGACATGGCCGGGCTCATCCAGACCCACAAAAGCTACGGCGCCAAGGAATTGACGGCCTTCAAAGCCATCCGCCGCCGCGTGGTGACGAAAATCCGGGAAATCGACGCCCGCCTCGGCCCGTCCGGCTCCTGGGCGGCGTAG